The following coding sequences lie in one Microvirga sp. 17 mud 1-3 genomic window:
- a CDS encoding UbiH/UbiF family hydroxylase — MSDRTHDIIVVGAGAAGLCAALAFARDGYRTALVGSLDARRDGRTVALLNGSILLLEALGVWPDVMPEAAPLETMRIIDDTGSLFRPPPVAFRAVEIGLDAFGWNIENVTLVEKLAAAAGRHENLTLIPHQAVGFTAAPDGATVTLSGGGPLTGSLVVAADGRNSKLRQAVGIETKTWSYPQSAVTALLAHERDHRDASTEFHTRYGPFTLVPLPGRRSSLVWVTETEEAKRLAALDDESLALAIERQAQSMLGAMRIDGPRGLVPMSGLSVTRYGTTRLALVGEAAHVFPPIGAQGLNLGLRDVAALRDAVVDAGDDGHEPGSDDALGRYQRGRDFDVRLRTTAVDSLNRTLLAGLLPTDFLRGAGLLTLSSIGPLRRAVMREGVLPRFGAPRLMQDASAA; from the coding sequence GTGTCCGATCGAACCCATGACATCATCGTCGTCGGCGCCGGAGCTGCGGGGCTCTGTGCAGCCCTCGCTTTCGCCCGTGACGGGTACCGGACCGCTCTGGTCGGGTCGCTGGACGCAAGGCGGGATGGGCGCACGGTCGCGCTCCTGAACGGGTCCATCCTCCTCCTCGAGGCCCTGGGCGTGTGGCCGGACGTGATGCCGGAGGCGGCTCCCCTCGAAACCATGCGGATCATCGACGATACGGGCAGCCTCTTCCGCCCTCCGCCGGTCGCTTTCCGGGCCGTCGAGATCGGCCTCGATGCCTTCGGCTGGAATATCGAGAACGTGACGCTCGTGGAAAAGCTCGCCGCGGCTGCCGGGCGTCACGAAAATTTGACCCTGATCCCCCATCAGGCCGTCGGGTTTACGGCCGCGCCGGATGGCGCGACCGTGACTCTTTCGGGGGGCGGTCCGCTGACGGGCAGCCTCGTGGTGGCGGCAGATGGCCGGAACTCTAAGCTGCGCCAGGCTGTCGGTATCGAGACCAAAACCTGGTCCTATCCGCAATCGGCCGTCACGGCGCTCCTGGCCCACGAGCGGGACCACCGGGACGCCTCGACCGAATTCCATACCCGCTACGGGCCCTTCACGCTGGTCCCCCTGCCCGGCCGGCGCTCGAGCTTGGTCTGGGTCACGGAAACCGAGGAGGCGAAGCGGCTGGCGGCACTGGATGACGAGAGCCTTGCCCTCGCCATCGAGCGCCAGGCTCAGTCGATGCTGGGAGCCATGCGGATCGACGGTCCTCGCGGCCTCGTGCCCATGTCGGGCCTGTCCGTCACACGCTATGGGACGACCCGGCTCGCTCTCGTCGGCGAGGCCGCCCACGTCTTTCCGCCCATCGGCGCGCAGGGGCTCAATCTGGGCCTGCGGGACGTTGCGGCGCTTCGGGACGCGGTGGTGGATGCCGGCGACGACGGCCACGAGCCCGGCTCCGACGATGCGCTCGGCCGCTACCAGCGCGGCCGGGACTTCGACGTCCGCCTGCGGACGACCGCCGTGGACAGCCTGAACCGGACCCTTCTGGCCGGCCTCCTGCCGACGGATTTCCTCCGTGGCGCGGGGCTTCTCACCTTGAGCAGCATCGGTCCCCTCCGCCGCGCCGTGATGCGCGAGGGAGTGCTGCCCCGATTCGGCGCACCCCGCCTCATGCAGGACGCATCGGCGGCTTAA
- a CDS encoding AEC family transporter, which yields MSDLLGLINLLAPFFGLIGLGFFCGRVVKQPEAGLAWMQFFLIYVALPCLFYRLIADKSLDQLTNWPFVLATTTATFCAFLLSFAAGWRHTRDLAQSVMQGVAGSYSNVGYMGPPLVLAAIGAAASAPVVLIFVFDNLLLFTLVPLLMSMAGLEKLTLGATLRRIVWRILTHPFNVATALGVAASTLHLKLPSALDQMVTWLSGAAAPCALFILGVTVALRPLWRIPGEVPALVVVKLVLHPFLVWFLLSALGDFGPVWTYAAVTMAALPPALNIFVISTQYNIGVERASACVLVGTVASTISLTALLYLIRIGALPYDLFP from the coding sequence ATGTCCGACCTGCTCGGGCTGATCAACCTTCTTGCGCCCTTTTTCGGGTTGATCGGCCTCGGTTTCTTCTGCGGCAGGGTCGTGAAGCAGCCTGAAGCCGGGCTCGCCTGGATGCAGTTCTTCCTCATCTATGTGGCGCTGCCCTGCCTTTTCTATCGCCTCATCGCCGACAAATCCCTGGACCAGTTGACCAATTGGCCTTTCGTGCTGGCCACCACGACTGCGACCTTCTGCGCCTTCCTCCTCTCTTTCGCAGCCGGCTGGCGGCACACGCGGGATCTGGCCCAATCGGTCATGCAGGGGGTAGCGGGATCCTATTCGAACGTGGGCTATATGGGCCCTCCGCTTGTCCTGGCGGCCATCGGGGCGGCCGCCAGTGCGCCGGTCGTCCTGATCTTCGTGTTCGACAACCTGCTCCTGTTCACGCTCGTGCCGCTGCTCATGTCCATGGCCGGGCTCGAGAAGCTCACCCTCGGCGCCACCCTCCGGCGGATCGTATGGCGGATCCTCACGCATCCCTTCAACGTGGCGACGGCGCTGGGCGTCGCGGCGAGCACTCTGCACCTGAAGCTTCCCTCGGCGCTTGACCAGATGGTGACATGGCTCTCCGGCGCGGCGGCGCCCTGCGCTCTGTTCATCCTCGGCGTGACGGTCGCGCTCCGGCCGCTCTGGCGCATCCCCGGGGAGGTGCCAGCCCTCGTCGTCGTCAAGCTGGTGCTGCATCCGTTCCTGGTCTGGTTCCTGCTCTCGGCCCTGGGGGATTTCGGGCCCGTCTGGACCTATGCGGCCGTGACCATGGCGGCCCTTCCGCCCGCCCTGAACATCTTCGTGATCTCCACGCAGTACAATATCGGCGTGGAGCGCGCCTCCGCCTGCGTGCTCGTGGGAACCGTGGCGTCCACGATCTCCCTGACGGCCTTGCTCTACCTGATCCGGATCGGGGCGCTGCCCTATGATCTCTTTCCTTAA
- the hspQ gene encoding heat shock protein HspQ, which yields MKAGFAKFAIGQVVKHRLFEFRGLIFDVDPEFDNTEEWWLSIPEEIRPDKEQPFYHLFAENAETEYIAYVSEQNLVPDSSAEPLRNPMIGELFDRDERGRYRAKPILAH from the coding sequence ATGAAAGCGGGTTTCGCCAAATTCGCGATCGGCCAAGTGGTGAAGCACCGGCTCTTCGAGTTCCGGGGTCTGATCTTCGACGTGGATCCGGAATTCGACAACACCGAGGAATGGTGGCTGTCGATTCCCGAAGAAATCAGGCCGGACAAGGAGCAGCCCTTCTATCACCTCTTCGCCGAAAACGCCGAGACCGAGTACATCGCCTATGTGTCGGAGCAGAACCTCGTGCCGGATTCTTCGGCCGAGCCGCTGCGCAACCCGATGATCGGCGAGTTGTTCGACCGGGACGAGAGGGGTCGCTACCGGGCCAAACCCATCCTGGCGCACTAG
- a CDS encoding invasion associated locus B family protein — protein MSFATRLASLGGTRGLTAAMALALSAVPALAQTKPAAPAKPPAATQSQPAQQQQSQNTGPMVVQVKAEPSQPDWTKVCGKDQGSNTEICYTTRDFVSDQGQPVLAVALYDVKGPQNKKIVRFLMPLGLLLQPGIRFAVDQGGPTDGKYAICFPNGCFAEAEVKDDFVAAMKKGQNLNVSVQNQAGRLVTFAVPAAGFGKAFDGPPIDPKVLEEQQKKLQEELEKKSEELRKKLGGDASAAPAAPGAPAAPAPKP, from the coding sequence ATGTCATTCGCGACCCGCCTCGCGAGCCTGGGGGGTACCCGTGGCCTGACCGCCGCCATGGCGCTCGCCCTGAGTGCAGTGCCGGCTCTGGCGCAGACGAAGCCCGCCGCTCCCGCCAAGCCCCCGGCCGCCACGCAGAGCCAGCCGGCTCAGCAGCAGCAGTCCCAGAATACCGGACCGATGGTCGTGCAGGTGAAGGCTGAGCCTTCCCAGCCGGACTGGACGAAGGTCTGCGGCAAGGACCAGGGGAGCAACACCGAAATCTGCTACACGACCCGCGACTTCGTGTCTGACCAGGGCCAGCCGGTCCTGGCGGTAGCGCTCTATGACGTGAAGGGCCCCCAGAACAAGAAGATCGTCCGCTTCCTCATGCCGCTCGGCCTGCTCCTGCAGCCCGGCATCCGCTTCGCGGTGGACCAGGGTGGGCCGACCGACGGCAAATACGCCATCTGCTTCCCCAACGGCTGCTTCGCGGAAGCCGAGGTGAAGGACGATTTCGTAGCCGCCATGAAGAAGGGGCAGAACCTCAACGTGAGCGTCCAGAACCAGGCGGGCCGCCTCGTCACCTTCGCGGTGCCGGCAGCGGGCTTCGGCAAGGCCTTCGACGGCCCGCCGATCGACCCGAAGGTGCTCGAAGAGCAGCAGAAGAAGCTGCAGGAAGAACTCGAGAAGAAGAGCGAAGAGCTTCGCAAGAAGCTCGGTGGCGACGCCTCGGCGGCACCCGCCGCTCCGGGAGCCCCTGCGGCGCCCGCTCCGAAGCCGTAA
- a CDS encoding extracellular solute-binding protein → MKLLRLAILGIFAASSMALAGLAPAVSAEPARHGIAMHGEPALPEGFPHLPYADPHAPRGGRITLALQGSFDSLNPLIVLGVAPDVVPRYVLQSMMMRSMDEPFTVYGLVARSAEIPEDRSTVTFNLDPRARFSDGQPLTAKDVRFTFELLRKYGKPFYRSSLGQVRAVAIENPHRIRFDLTGSNDRELPLNIAMMPIFAAHATDPGAFDKTTLTPPVGSGPYEITEVRPGERVVLKRRQDYWGKDLPIMRGLFNFEEIRYDFYRDANTMFEAFKVGLYDYRLEGDPDRWSTGYDFPAVRDGRVVMETLPIRTPKGMNGFVFNTRRNLFSDVRVREALGHLFDFEWVNRNLYYGLLTRSGSYFAGSDLSSTGRPAGEQELSLLAPFPGAVREDILEGRWAPPSSDGSGRDRDQAREALRILDKAGWALESGILRRKGSREPFTFEMLVNSRQQERMALNFSQSLARIGITARVRLVDDVQYWRRLSTFDFDMVQWVWPASASPGNEQRNRWSMAAAQRGGSLNYSGAASPAVDRMIDALLEARTREDFVAAVRALDRALLSGFYVVPLFYLNDQWLAHRAGLKRPERLPLLGTNIDTWWWQTR, encoded by the coding sequence ATGAAGCTCCTGCGTCTCGCAATCCTGGGAATTTTCGCCGCATCGAGCATGGCTCTAGCGGGGTTGGCGCCTGCCGTTTCGGCCGAGCCGGCGCGGCATGGAATCGCCATGCACGGCGAGCCCGCCCTGCCGGAAGGCTTCCCTCACCTGCCCTATGCGGACCCCCATGCCCCCCGCGGCGGGCGAATCACCCTTGCGCTCCAGGGCAGTTTCGACAGCCTCAATCCGCTGATCGTGTTGGGCGTCGCGCCCGATGTGGTGCCGCGCTACGTCCTCCAGAGCATGATGATGCGCTCCATGGACGAGCCATTCACGGTCTACGGGCTGGTCGCCCGCTCGGCCGAGATCCCGGAGGACCGGAGCACCGTCACGTTCAATCTCGACCCCCGAGCCCGCTTTTCGGACGGGCAGCCGCTCACGGCCAAGGATGTGCGTTTCACCTTCGAGCTGCTGCGCAAGTACGGAAAACCCTTCTACCGTTCGAGCCTCGGGCAGGTCCGGGCCGTCGCCATCGAGAATCCTCATCGGATCAGGTTCGACCTCACCGGCTCCAATGATCGGGAACTGCCCCTCAACATCGCCATGATGCCGATCTTCGCGGCTCACGCGACAGATCCGGGGGCCTTCGACAAGACGACCCTGACCCCGCCCGTGGGCTCAGGGCCGTATGAGATCACCGAAGTGCGGCCAGGAGAGCGGGTCGTGCTGAAGCGCCGGCAGGATTACTGGGGCAAGGATCTGCCAATCATGCGCGGGCTCTTTAACTTCGAGGAGATCCGTTACGATTTCTATCGTGATGCCAATACGATGTTCGAAGCCTTTAAGGTGGGACTTTATGATTACCGGCTGGAAGGAGACCCGGACCGGTGGTCGACCGGATACGATTTTCCCGCCGTCCGGGACGGCCGGGTCGTCATGGAAACCTTGCCGATCCGCACCCCAAAGGGAATGAACGGCTTCGTCTTCAATACGCGTCGCAACCTTTTCTCGGACGTGCGCGTGCGGGAGGCTCTCGGCCACCTGTTCGATTTCGAGTGGGTAAACCGGAACCTGTATTACGGCCTCCTCACCCGGTCGGGCAGCTACTTCGCCGGGTCGGACCTGTCTTCCACAGGGCGTCCGGCAGGCGAGCAGGAACTCTCGCTCCTGGCGCCTTTCCCAGGCGCGGTCAGAGAGGACATTCTCGAGGGGCGCTGGGCGCCGCCCTCCTCAGACGGCTCCGGCCGCGACAGGGATCAGGCCCGTGAGGCGCTGCGGATCCTCGACAAGGCCGGCTGGGCGCTGGAGAGCGGCATCCTCCGGCGAAAAGGCAGCCGCGAGCCCTTCACGTTCGAAATGCTCGTCAATTCCCGCCAGCAGGAGAGGATGGCCCTCAACTTCTCTCAGTCCCTCGCCCGGATCGGCATCACGGCCCGTGTTCGGCTCGTGGACGACGTGCAGTATTGGCGGCGCCTGTCCACCTTCGATTTCGATATGGTGCAATGGGTCTGGCCCGCCTCGGCCTCACCCGGTAACGAGCAGCGGAACAGATGGAGCATGGCGGCCGCCCAGCGCGGAGGCTCCCTCAATTATTCGGGGGCAGCCTCCCCAGCCGTCGACCGGATGATCGACGCCCTTCTGGAAGCAAGAACCCGGGAGGATTTCGTCGCCGCCGTTCGTGCCCTGGACCGTGCCCTTCTTTCAGGTTTCTACGTGGTGCCGCTGTTTTACCTGAACGATCAATGGCTTGCCCACCGGGCAGGTCTGAAACGTCCCGAGAGGCTCCCCCTCCTGGGTACCAATATCGACACTTGGTGGTGGCAAACCCGATAG
- a CDS encoding serine hydrolase, which yields MASHDADLLVPWWSFTKTVLAAAALTLVRDGALPLDAALPGRPYTLRQLLQHRSGLTNYGELAAYHAAVASGDEPWSFEELCGQLDADRLLYEPGHRWHYSNIGYAFVARLIEEHLQLPLDSALRQCVLRPLGIEGARVAATPEDLNGVTMGAAGYHPGWVYHGLLVGTVAEAALLLHRLFEGPLLPDALRDEIATPFCLPGPIPGRPWIQPGYGLGIMCGEMTAGSVAGHTGGGPGSTIAVYRALSASGRTAAVFRTAEDQGITEGQALGLLHG from the coding sequence GTGGCTTCCCACGATGCGGACCTTCTCGTGCCGTGGTGGAGTTTTACCAAGACAGTCCTGGCGGCGGCCGCGCTCACCCTCGTCCGGGACGGCGCCCTGCCCCTCGACGCAGCCTTGCCGGGGCGGCCCTATACCTTGAGGCAATTGCTCCAGCACCGGTCCGGCCTGACGAATTACGGCGAGCTCGCCGCTTATCACGCAGCCGTCGCGAGTGGCGATGAGCCGTGGTCCTTCGAGGAATTATGCGGCCAGCTGGATGCGGACCGGCTACTCTATGAGCCGGGACACCGCTGGCACTACTCCAACATCGGCTATGCGTTCGTGGCTCGCCTGATAGAGGAGCACCTGCAGCTTCCCCTCGACTCGGCGCTGCGCCAGTGTGTTCTCAGGCCCCTCGGCATCGAGGGAGCGCGAGTTGCCGCGACACCCGAGGACCTTAACGGCGTTACGATGGGCGCAGCGGGATATCATCCGGGCTGGGTCTATCACGGCCTGTTGGTGGGGACCGTTGCGGAGGCAGCTCTACTCCTTCATCGCCTCTTCGAGGGGCCATTGCTGCCGGATGCGCTAAGGGACGAGATTGCGACGCCCTTTTGCCTCCCTGGACCGATTCCCGGGCGCCCCTGGATCCAGCCTGGCTACGGGCTCGGAATCATGTGCGGCGAGATGACGGCCGGGTCCGTGGCGGGCCACACGGGCGGAGGGCCGGGAAGCACGATTGCAGTCTATCGTGCCCTTTCGGCTTCAGGCCGGACGGCGGCGGTGTTCAGAACTGCCGAGGACCAGGGGATCACGGAAGGGCAGGCGCTCGGCCTTCTACATGGATGA
- the mfd gene encoding transcription-repair coupling factor — protein sequence MKPVLTRAVAALEKGLNLTLASVPDGFDALAVADLARSLSGKAEGPAVLVHVSRDGLRQQNFVNGLGFIAPEIEILPFPAWDCQPYDRVSPNAGVTAQRMTTLARLTRSKTSEERPRILSTTVNALVQRVPPRARIAAETFSAAPGNVVDTKLLVEWLETNGFLRTGTVRDTGEYAVRGGIIDLYPAGLPNPVRLDFFGDALESIRSFDPETQRTVGTLRSLDLVPMSEVQLTTESIKRFRQTYVAAFGAPMRDDRLYEAISEGRRYPGLEHWLPLFHDHLDTLFDYVAGVPFVFDTLADDAAAERLSQVQDYYNARREGLSQNQPGVAPYRPLPPDALYLKPDEWAARAAALPLARLTPFAMPETTERLVLDCEARRGRNFIAERADENANVFEAVVRHIRDLQAAGKRVILGAWSEGSRERLTHVLQDHDLRQTSHVARLSDALALPRMEIPVGIWSLEAGFEAGDLVVISEQDILGDRLVRQKRKSRRPQDFLTEVAALTPGDLVVHVDHGIGRFEGLRTIEAAGAPHDCLELHYAGGDRLFLPVENIELLTRYGSEEMEVQLDKLGGGAWQARKARMKQRIREMAGALMKIAASRILKDAPRLAPPDGLYDEFAARFPYEETEDQLNAIDAVLDDLGSGRPMDRLVCGDVGFGKTEVALRAAFVSAMNGKQVAVVVPTTLLARQHFKTFTERFRGLPLNIAQASRFVPTAEMKKVKEGLTDGSVDIVVGTHALLGKAIKFKDLGLIVVDEEQHFGVAHKERLKELRAEVHVLTLSATPIPRTLQLALTGVRELSLITTPPVDRLAVRTFVTPFDPLLIREALLRERYRGGQAFYVVPRLDDLGEVKAFLDKEVPEAKVAVAHGQMAAGQLEDVMTAFYEGKYDVLLSTTIVESGLDIPTANTLIVHRADMFGLSQLYQLRGRVGRSKTRAYALFSVPANKPMTVQAERRLKVLQSLDTLGAGFQLASHDLDIRGAGNLLGEEQSGHIKEVGYELYQQMLEEAVAQLKAGIEEPAEDQWSPSIAVGAPVMIPETYVQDLQLRLGLYRRLSTLETDDEIDAFGAELIDRFGPLPAEVGQLLKIMSIKVLCRRANVEKVDGGPKGIIVSFRDNSFANPAGLVSYVAEQGSFAKVRPDMKIVFIREVEGADDRIKATTSILRSLVRIAEKKAA from the coding sequence ATGAAACCCGTTCTGACCCGTGCCGTCGCCGCCCTCGAAAAGGGCCTGAACCTGACTCTGGCGAGCGTTCCGGACGGCTTCGACGCGCTTGCCGTCGCCGACCTCGCCCGGAGCCTGTCGGGCAAAGCCGAGGGACCGGCCGTGCTCGTCCACGTGTCGCGGGACGGGTTGCGGCAGCAGAATTTCGTCAACGGTCTCGGCTTCATCGCACCCGAGATCGAAATCCTGCCGTTCCCGGCCTGGGACTGCCAGCCCTACGACCGGGTCTCGCCCAATGCCGGCGTGACCGCCCAACGCATGACGACCCTGGCGCGGCTGACGCGCTCGAAGACCTCGGAAGAGCGCCCGCGTATCCTCTCAACCACGGTCAACGCCCTGGTGCAGCGCGTCCCTCCGCGGGCGCGGATTGCGGCCGAGACCTTCTCGGCGGCGCCCGGGAACGTGGTCGACACGAAGCTTCTCGTCGAGTGGCTCGAAACCAACGGCTTCTTGCGCACCGGGACGGTCCGTGACACCGGCGAATACGCGGTGCGTGGCGGTATCATCGATCTCTATCCGGCCGGACTGCCGAACCCCGTCCGGCTCGACTTCTTCGGCGACGCGCTCGAGTCGATTCGCTCCTTCGATCCTGAGACGCAGCGGACCGTGGGAACCCTGCGCTCCCTCGATCTCGTGCCCATGAGCGAGGTCCAGCTCACGACCGAAAGCATCAAGCGCTTTCGGCAGACCTATGTGGCGGCCTTCGGGGCACCGATGCGGGACGACCGGCTCTACGAGGCGATCAGCGAGGGCCGGCGCTATCCGGGCCTCGAACACTGGCTGCCCCTGTTCCACGACCATCTCGATACGCTCTTCGACTACGTGGCGGGCGTGCCCTTCGTGTTCGATACCCTGGCGGACGATGCGGCAGCGGAGCGCCTGTCCCAGGTTCAGGATTATTACAACGCGAGGCGGGAGGGGCTCAGCCAGAACCAGCCCGGCGTCGCGCCCTATCGGCCGCTTCCGCCGGACGCCCTTTACCTTAAGCCGGACGAATGGGCCGCGCGGGCCGCTGCCCTGCCGCTCGCCCGGCTGACGCCCTTCGCAATGCCGGAAACGACCGAGCGCCTCGTTCTCGACTGCGAGGCCCGGCGCGGGCGCAATTTCATCGCCGAGCGGGCGGACGAGAACGCCAACGTGTTCGAGGCGGTTGTCCGCCACATCCGCGACCTTCAGGCCGCCGGCAAGCGCGTTATCCTCGGCGCCTGGTCGGAAGGCTCCCGCGAGCGGCTGACCCATGTCCTCCAGGACCATGACCTGCGCCAGACGAGCCACGTTGCGCGCCTGTCCGACGCGCTGGCCCTGCCACGCATGGAGATCCCGGTCGGGATCTGGAGCCTGGAAGCGGGTTTCGAAGCCGGCGACCTCGTGGTCATCAGCGAGCAGGACATCCTCGGCGACCGGCTGGTGCGGCAGAAGCGCAAATCCCGGCGCCCGCAGGACTTCCTCACCGAGGTGGCGGCCCTGACGCCAGGGGACCTGGTGGTCCATGTGGACCACGGCATCGGCCGGTTCGAGGGTTTGAGGACCATCGAGGCGGCAGGCGCCCCCCACGACTGCCTGGAGCTCCACTACGCCGGAGGTGACCGGCTCTTCCTGCCTGTCGAGAACATCGAGCTTCTGACCCGCTACGGGTCCGAGGAGATGGAGGTCCAGCTCGACAAGCTCGGCGGCGGCGCCTGGCAGGCGCGTAAGGCCCGCATGAAGCAGCGCATCCGTGAGATGGCGGGTGCGCTCATGAAGATCGCCGCTTCCCGCATCCTCAAGGATGCGCCACGCCTTGCGCCTCCGGACGGTCTCTACGACGAGTTCGCGGCCCGCTTCCCCTACGAGGAGACCGAGGATCAGCTCAATGCCATCGACGCGGTGCTGGACGATCTCGGCTCCGGCCGCCCGATGGACCGTCTGGTCTGCGGCGACGTGGGCTTCGGCAAGACGGAAGTTGCGCTCCGGGCCGCCTTCGTGTCTGCCATGAACGGCAAGCAAGTCGCCGTGGTCGTTCCGACGACGCTCCTGGCCCGCCAGCATTTCAAGACCTTCACGGAGCGCTTCCGCGGCCTGCCGCTCAACATCGCGCAGGCCTCCCGCTTCGTGCCCACGGCCGAGATGAAGAAGGTCAAAGAGGGACTGACTGACGGGTCAGTCGACATCGTGGTCGGGACCCACGCGCTTCTCGGCAAAGCGATCAAGTTCAAGGATCTCGGTCTGATCGTTGTGGACGAGGAGCAGCATTTCGGTGTCGCCCACAAGGAGCGCCTGAAGGAGCTGCGCGCCGAGGTCCATGTGCTGACCCTGTCGGCGACGCCGATCCCGCGCACTCTCCAGCTCGCGCTCACGGGCGTGCGGGAATTGTCCCTCATCACCACGCCGCCCGTCGACCGCCTGGCGGTGCGCACCTTCGTGACGCCATTCGATCCGCTTCTGATCCGCGAGGCGCTCTTGCGCGAGCGGTATCGGGGCGGGCAAGCCTTCTACGTAGTGCCGCGCCTCGACGATCTCGGCGAGGTCAAGGCCTTCCTGGACAAGGAGGTGCCGGAGGCGAAAGTGGCAGTGGCCCACGGCCAGATGGCGGCGGGCCAATTGGAAGACGTCATGACGGCCTTCTACGAGGGCAAGTACGACGTGCTGCTCTCCACTACCATCGTGGAATCGGGCCTCGATATTCCGACCGCCAACACGCTCATTGTCCACCGGGCGGACATGTTCGGCCTGTCCCAGCTCTACCAGCTGCGCGGGCGCGTGGGCCGCTCGAAGACCCGGGCCTATGCGCTGTTTTCCGTGCCGGCCAACAAGCCCATGACGGTCCAGGCCGAGCGGCGGCTTAAGGTCCTGCAGAGCCTCGACACGCTCGGCGCTGGCTTCCAGCTCGCCTCGCACGACCTCGACATCCGCGGCGCCGGCAACCTTCTCGGCGAGGAGCAGTCCGGCCACATCAAGGAGGTCGGCTACGAGCTCTATCAGCAGATGCTGGAGGAGGCGGTGGCCCAGCTCAAGGCCGGCATCGAAGAGCCCGCCGAGGACCAGTGGTCGCCGTCCATCGCAGTCGGGGCCCCCGTGATGATCCCAGAGACCTACGTGCAGGACCTCCAACTGCGCCTGGGTCTCTATCGCAGGCTTTCGACCCTGGAGACGGACGACGAGATCGACGCCTTTGGCGCGGAGCTCATCGACCGCTTCGGACCCTTGCCGGCCGAGGTCGGCCAGCTTCTCAAGATCATGTCGATCAAGGTCCTGTGCCGCCGTGCCAATGTCGAGAAGGTCGATGGCGGACCGAAGGGGATCATCGTCTCCTTCAGGGACAACTCCTTTGCGAACCCGGCCGGGCTTGTATCCTACGTGGCGGAGCAGGGTTCCTTCGCGAAGGTCCGCCCGGACATGAAGATCGTGTTCATCCGGGAGGTCGAGGGCGCCGACGATCGCATCAAGGCCACCACATCCATCCTCCGGAGCCTCGTGCGGATCGCCGAGAAGAAGGCAGCCTGA
- a CDS encoding succinate dehydrogenase assembly factor 2 has product MSGTTRTSADLDVRRKRTLYRAWHRGMREMDLIMGRFADAEIGTMSDADLDEFERLIEVPDRDLLAWITGEADTPENYDSAVFRRLKGFHSHTSPIHA; this is encoded by the coding sequence ATGAGCGGAACGACACGCACGAGCGCCGATCTCGACGTCCGCCGGAAGAGAACCTTGTACAGGGCCTGGCATCGCGGCATGCGGGAGATGGACCTCATCATGGGCCGCTTCGCCGATGCGGAGATCGGCACCATGTCGGACGCGGACCTGGACGAGTTCGAGCGGCTCATCGAAGTGCCGGACCGGGACCTGCTCGCCTGGATCACTGGAGAGGCCGACACGCCCGAGAACTACGATAGCGCCGTGTTCCGCCGGCTGAAGGGCTTTCATTCCCATACCAGCCCGATCCACGCCTGA